One part of the Falsibacillus pallidus genome encodes these proteins:
- a CDS encoding response regulator produces the protein MKEKILIVDDQFGIRILLNEVLQKEGYQTFQAANGVQALDIVTKHSPDLVLLDMKIPGMDGIEILKRMKVIDQDIRVIIMTAYGELDMIQEAKDLGALTHFAKPFDIDDIRTAVRTHLPLKSN, from the coding sequence ATGAAAGAAAAAATCTTAATCGTAGACGACCAGTTTGGCATCCGAATACTACTGAATGAAGTGCTTCAAAAGGAAGGCTATCAGACTTTCCAGGCAGCAAACGGCGTTCAGGCGCTCGATATTGTGACAAAGCACTCGCCTGATCTTGTTCTATTGGATATGAAAATTCCTGGAATGGATGGAATCGAAATACTAAAAAGAATGAAAGTGATCGACCAGGATATCCGGGTGATCATCATGACTGCCTACGGAGAATTGGATATGATCCAGGAAGCAAAGGATCTGGGAGCACTTACCCACTTTGCCAAACCATTTGATATCGATGACATTCGTACTGCTGTCAGAACACACCTTCCGTTGAAATCAAATTAA
- the fsa gene encoding fructose-6-phosphate aldolase, protein MKFFIDTANMDEIKEAYELGVLSGVTTNPSLVAKEKNVSFHDRLKEIASLGFESVSGEVISTEAEGMIKEGRELAALAPSITVKVPMTPDGLKAVNVFSKEGIKTNVTLVFSANQALLAARAGASYVSPFLGRLDDIGHDGLELISKIADVFAIHGLETEIIAASIRHPQHVTESALRGADIATIPYKVLMQLFNHPLTDKGIEAFLSDWNNRQA, encoded by the coding sequence ATGAAATTTTTTATTGATACAGCTAATATGGATGAAATCAAAGAAGCCTATGAACTAGGTGTGCTTTCCGGGGTAACTACAAACCCTTCACTAGTAGCAAAAGAAAAGAATGTTTCTTTTCATGACCGATTAAAAGAAATCGCTTCCTTAGGATTTGAATCCGTCAGCGGGGAAGTCATTTCCACTGAAGCGGAAGGGATGATCAAAGAAGGACGTGAATTGGCAGCGCTTGCTCCGTCCATCACCGTGAAAGTGCCAATGACGCCGGATGGCTTGAAAGCAGTGAATGTATTCAGCAAAGAAGGCATTAAAACGAATGTCACACTTGTGTTCAGCGCAAACCAGGCGCTTTTGGCTGCAAGAGCGGGCGCAAGCTACGTTTCACCTTTCCTCGGACGCTTGGATGACATCGGGCATGACGGTCTTGAGCTGATCTCCAAAATCGCAGATGTTTTTGCCATCCACGGATTGGAAACAGAAATCATTGCAGCATCGATCCGCCACCCGCAGCATGTAACGGAATCTGCCCTTCGCGGTGCCGATATTGCAACCATTCCATATAAAGTCCTTATGCAGCTGTTCAATCATCCACTAACGGATAAAGGAATAGAAGCATTTCTGAGCGATTGGAATAATCGCCAGGCTTAA
- a CDS encoding class II fructose-bisphosphate aldolase codes for MPLVSMTEMLNKGKDNGYAVGQFNLNNLEFTQAILQAAQEEKSPVILGVSEGAARYMGGFKTVVKMVEGLMEDYKITVPVAIHLDHGSSYDKCKEAIDAGFTSVMIDASHHPFEENIETTSKVVEYAHSKGVSVEAELGTVGGQEDDVVADGVIYADPKECEELVKRTGIDCLAPALGSVHGPYKGEPNLGFKEMEEILKATGLPLVLHGGTGIPTKDIKKALSLGTAKINVNTENQIASAKKVREVLAADTEVYDPRKYLGPAREAIKETVIGKMREFGSSGQA; via the coding sequence ATGCCATTAGTTTCTATGACAGAAATGCTTAACAAAGGAAAAGACAACGGTTATGCAGTAGGACAATTCAACTTGAATAACCTTGAGTTCACTCAAGCTATCCTGCAAGCTGCACAAGAAGAAAAATCTCCAGTAATCCTTGGGGTTTCTGAAGGTGCTGCACGCTACATGGGCGGTTTCAAAACTGTTGTAAAAATGGTTGAAGGTTTAATGGAAGACTATAAAATCACGGTGCCAGTGGCTATTCACTTAGACCATGGTTCCAGCTATGATAAATGTAAAGAAGCAATCGATGCAGGATTCACTTCTGTAATGATCGATGCATCCCACCACCCATTCGAAGAGAACATCGAAACAACTTCTAAAGTTGTTGAGTATGCACACTCTAAAGGTGTTTCTGTAGAAGCAGAACTTGGAACTGTCGGCGGACAGGAAGACGATGTTGTTGCTGACGGCGTCATCTATGCAGATCCAAAAGAATGTGAAGAGCTTGTGAAGCGTACAGGCATCGACTGCCTAGCTCCAGCATTGGGCTCTGTACATGGACCTTACAAAGGTGAACCAAACCTAGGGTTCAAAGAAATGGAAGAAATCTTGAAAGCAACTGGTCTTCCTTTAGTTCTTCACGGAGGAACTGGAATCCCGACAAAAGACATCAAGAAAGCTCTTTCTCTAGGTACAGCAAAAATCAACGTAAACACTGAAAACCAAATTGCATCTGCTAAGAAAGTACGCGAAGTGCTTGCTGCAGATACAGAAGTATACGATCCACGCAAATATTTGGGACCAGCTCGCGAAGCTATCAAAGAAACTGTTATTGGTAAAATGCGCGAATTCGGTTCTTCAGGTCAAGCTTAA